One Verrucomicrobiia bacterium DNA window includes the following coding sequences:
- the rsmH gene encoding 16S rRNA (cytosine(1402)-N(4))-methyltransferase RsmH codes for MSAYTHIPVLVAEVVEALRPRPGGRYGDLTIGGGGHAFAILKATGGAGWLLGVDRDGAALKAAEERLAPFGGRFELRWGTYDRLLEWVTEGSLDGVLMDLGVSSPQLDVAARGFSFQADGPLDMRMDPDQALTAATVVNTAPVEELERMLATLGEEPRARRLARRIDEERRMQPLRTTGQLATLIERVAPRGGRLHPATRVFQALRMVVNDELGQLRRGLEVAARALAPGGRLAVISFQGIEAREVKRFGVERTRDYTYDGEVDVPELRRPREPELAWVHRRAVTPGRWELENNVRARSAQLRVLERRGHGADT; via the coding sequence GTGAGTGCATACACGCACATCCCGGTCCTGGTGGCCGAGGTGGTGGAGGCATTGCGACCGCGTCCGGGGGGTCGTTATGGGGACCTCACCATCGGTGGGGGTGGGCACGCCTTCGCGATCCTGAAGGCGACGGGGGGAGCGGGCTGGCTGCTGGGGGTCGATCGCGATGGAGCCGCCTTGAAGGCGGCGGAAGAGCGATTGGCGCCCTTCGGCGGACGGTTTGAGTTGAGGTGGGGGACGTACGACCGGCTGCTGGAGTGGGTGACGGAAGGGAGTTTGGACGGGGTGTTGATGGATTTGGGGGTGAGTTCCCCCCAGTTGGATGTGGCGGCGCGCGGGTTCAGTTTCCAGGCCGACGGGCCATTGGATATGCGGATGGACCCGGACCAGGCGCTGACGGCGGCGACGGTGGTGAACACGGCGCCGGTGGAGGAGTTGGAGCGGATGCTGGCGACGCTGGGGGAGGAACCGAGGGCCCGGCGGCTGGCGAGACGGATCGACGAGGAGCGACGCATGCAACCGCTGAGGACGACCGGACAACTGGCGACATTGATCGAACGGGTGGCGCCCCGGGGGGGGCGGCTGCATCCGGCGACCCGTGTGTTTCAGGCGTTGCGGATGGTGGTCAACGACGAGCTGGGCCAATTGCGGCGCGGGCTGGAGGTGGCGGCGAGGGCGTTGGCGCCGGGGGGGCGTCTGGCGGTGATCAGCTTTCAGGGGATTGAAGCCCGGGAGGTGAAGCGGTTCGGGGTGGAGCGGACCCGGGACTACACCTATGACGGGGAGGTGGACGTACCGGAATTGAGGCGGCCGCGGGAGCCGGAGCTGGCGTGGGTGCATCGGCGGGCGGTCACGCCCGGGCGGTGGGAACTGGAGAACAACGTGAGGGCGCGCAGTGCACAACTTCGCGTGCTGGAGAGGAGGGGACATGGCGCGGACACGTAA
- the queA gene encoding tRNA preQ1(34) S-adenosylmethionine ribosyltransferase-isomerase QueA produces MRADDFDYPLPVERIAQHPPPLRTHARLLVVHRSTGTFDHSRIDRLPLHLQPGDLLVRNDSRVFPARLRGHKPDTHGRIEILLLEPVGPDAWRALLRPGKRVRPGTPLAFGTDHDPLHARVREKDPEGVCVLEFPPGTDVIAFAERHGEVPLPPYIHRDSPAPADRDRYQTVYARTPGSVAAPTAGLHFTPELLAELETAGVTHCDVTLHVGAGTFAPVKTDRIEDHVMHAERYRIGTEAAAAIETARREGRRVIAVGTTSLRVLETCARQHGGSIHPGEGVTRLFVHPPATFHVVEGLLTNFHLPRSTLLMLVAALAAPGSTTGRDLILRAYREAVEHQYRFFSYGDAMLLL; encoded by the coding sequence ATGCGCGCCGACGATTTCGATTATCCCCTCCCCGTGGAGCGCATCGCCCAGCATCCCCCACCCCTCCGCACCCACGCCCGCCTCCTCGTCGTCCATCGCTCCACCGGCACCTTCGACCATTCCCGCATCGACCGCCTCCCCCTCCACCTCCAACCCGGTGACCTCCTCGTCCGCAACGACTCCCGCGTGTTCCCAGCCCGCCTCCGCGGTCACAAGCCCGACACCCATGGCCGAATCGAAATCCTTCTCCTCGAACCGGTCGGCCCCGACGCCTGGCGCGCCCTGCTCCGCCCCGGCAAAAGGGTCCGCCCCGGCACCCCTCTGGCCTTCGGTACCGATCACGACCCCCTCCATGCCCGGGTCCGCGAAAAGGATCCCGAGGGCGTCTGCGTCCTCGAATTCCCTCCCGGCACCGACGTCATCGCCTTCGCCGAACGCCACGGCGAGGTCCCTCTTCCCCCCTACATCCACCGGGACTCCCCGGCCCCCGCAGACCGCGATCGTTACCAGACCGTGTATGCCCGTACCCCGGGCTCCGTCGCGGCACCCACCGCCGGACTCCACTTCACCCCGGAACTCCTCGCCGAACTGGAAACGGCCGGCGTAACCCACTGCGATGTCACACTCCATGTCGGGGCGGGAACGTTTGCGCCGGTCAAGACCGACCGGATCGAGGATCATGTGATGCATGCCGAACGTTATCGAATCGGCACCGAGGCCGCCGCCGCCATCGAGACCGCCCGCCGGGAAGGCCGGCGCGTCATCGCCGTGGGAACCACCTCCCTCCGCGTGCTGGAGACCTGCGCCCGCCAGCACGGCGGATCGATCCACCCCGGGGAAGGTGTGACCCGCCTGTTCGTTCATCCACCCGCCACCTTCCACGTCGTCGAGGGTCTGCTCACCAACTTCCACCTGCCCAGATCCACCCTCCTGATGCTCGTGGCAGCCCTGGCAGCCCCGGGGTCCACCACCGGTCGCGACCTCATCCTCCGCGCCTACCGCGAGGCCGTCGAACACCAGTACCGCTTCTTCAGCTACGGCGATGCCATGCTTCTCCTCTGA
- a CDS encoding dihydrofolate reductase family protein, with protein MNPGTATLPAPPDPPSRQRPFLLVNMAMTADGKIATANRVVGTFGSRRDHAHLLALRATADAILCGAGTVNLPGITLGPGGPRYRRLRHSRGLATEPLRIVVSGQARLRPDADLFLHPGSPIQVWVSANAPTRRVARLQAAGAEVLAFGGDDVDLAAALSWLARQHRVRRVVAEGGALLNDALFRAGLVDELHLTLCPLVFGGRTAPTLANGRGFPSLADAARFHPPRVRRAGNELFLVFRAILARGPDCDKTQSD; from the coding sequence ATGAACCCCGGCACCGCCACCCTCCCCGCCCCTCCCGACCCCCCTTCCCGCCAACGCCCCTTCCTCCTGGTCAACATGGCCATGACCGCCGACGGCAAGATCGCCACCGCCAATCGCGTCGTCGGCACCTTCGGAAGCCGGCGTGACCACGCCCACCTGCTTGCACTCCGCGCCACCGCCGACGCCATCCTCTGCGGCGCCGGGACCGTCAATCTCCCCGGCATCACCCTGGGTCCCGGCGGCCCCCGCTACCGCCGGCTCCGCCACTCCCGCGGCCTCGCCACCGAACCCCTCCGCATCGTGGTCAGCGGCCAGGCCCGGCTGCGGCCCGACGCCGACCTCTTCCTCCATCCCGGCTCTCCCATCCAGGTCTGGGTCTCCGCCAACGCCCCGACCCGCCGGGTGGCAAGGTTGCAGGCCGCCGGTGCCGAAGTCCTCGCCTTCGGCGGGGACGACGTGGACCTCGCCGCGGCGCTGTCCTGGCTCGCCCGCCAGCACCGTGTGCGCCGTGTCGTCGCCGAGGGAGGCGCCCTCCTCAACGATGCCCTCTTCCGTGCCGGCCTCGTCGACGAACTCCACCTCACTCTCTGCCCCCTCGTCTTTGGCGGCCGCACCGCCCCCACCCTCGCCAACGGCCGGGGCTTTCCGTCCCTCGCAGACGCCGCTCGCTTCCATCCTCCGCGTGTCCGGCGGGCCGGCAACGAACTCTTTCTGGTCTTTCGCGCGATCTTGGCTCGCGGCCCCGACTGCGATAAGACTCAGTCCGATTGA
- the hflX gene encoding GTPase HflX: MVSDNAVQTSERAFLIGAQFKARSEWDVQDSLSELGQLARTAGAEIVGTGTQKIDRPAARTFIGPGKADEFAARCRGEGVDTVIFDDELSPAQSRNLETVFELKILDRTQLILDIFGQRARTREGKLQVELAQLQHLLPRLTRFWTHLSRQKGGIGMRGGEGETQLEADRRKVQERIDKLIRELESVRRQRATQREGRKRHQWPLASIVGYTNAGKSTLLNTLTGAAALAEDKLFATLDPTTRRLRLPTNQNVLLSDTVGFIRKLPHRLVEAFKATLEEVVEADLLLHVVDVSHPKADEQIAAVHDVLSELHAADKPTLMVFNKTDCLGIDTSIERFRELYPHAVFLSARTGTGLPELLAELGTQLRPVRDLLELHIPHTRSAAIARLHAVGQVVDSDYSADDVARFKALVPPHLRHEFDPFLTRTEAPRKPSRRRR, encoded by the coding sequence CTGGTCTCGGACAACGCCGTTCAAACCAGCGAACGGGCCTTCCTCATCGGGGCCCAGTTCAAGGCCCGCTCCGAATGGGACGTTCAGGACTCCCTGAGCGAACTCGGCCAGCTCGCCCGCACCGCCGGCGCGGAAATCGTTGGCACCGGCACCCAGAAGATCGACCGGCCCGCCGCCCGCACCTTCATCGGCCCGGGCAAGGCCGACGAATTCGCCGCCCGTTGCCGCGGCGAGGGCGTGGATACGGTGATCTTCGACGACGAACTCTCCCCCGCACAAAGCCGCAACCTCGAGACCGTCTTCGAACTCAAGATCCTCGACCGCACCCAGCTCATCCTCGACATCTTCGGCCAGCGCGCCCGCACCCGCGAAGGCAAGCTCCAGGTCGAACTCGCCCAACTCCAGCACCTCCTCCCCCGCCTCACCCGCTTCTGGACCCACCTCTCCCGCCAGAAAGGCGGCATCGGCATGCGGGGCGGCGAAGGCGAAACCCAGCTCGAAGCCGACCGCCGCAAGGTCCAGGAACGCATCGACAAACTCATCCGTGAACTCGAAAGCGTCCGCCGCCAGCGCGCCACCCAGCGCGAAGGCCGCAAACGCCACCAGTGGCCCCTCGCCTCCATCGTCGGCTACACCAACGCCGGCAAGTCCACCCTCCTCAACACCCTCACCGGCGCCGCCGCCCTCGCCGAGGACAAACTCTTTGCCACCCTCGACCCCACCACCCGGCGCCTCCGCCTGCCCACCAATCAGAACGTCCTTCTCAGCGACACCGTCGGCTTCATCCGCAAACTCCCCCACCGCCTCGTCGAGGCCTTCAAAGCCACCCTCGAGGAAGTCGTCGAAGCCGATCTCCTCCTCCACGTCGTCGATGTCAGCCACCCCAAGGCCGATGAACAAATCGCCGCCGTCCACGACGTCCTCTCCGAACTCCACGCCGCCGACAAGCCCACCCTCATGGTCTTCAACAAGACCGACTGCCTCGGCATCGACACCTCCATCGAACGTTTCCGCGAACTCTACCCCCACGCCGTCTTCCTCTCCGCCCGCACCGGCACCGGCCTCCCCGAGCTCCTGGCCGAACTCGGCACCCAGCTCCGACCCGTTCGCGATCTCCTCGAACTCCACATCCCCCACACCCGCTCGGCCGCCATCGCCCGCCTCCACGCCGTCGGTCAGGTGGTGGACAGCGATTACTCCGCCGACGACGTCGCCCGGTTCAAGGCCCTCGTTCCGCCTCATCTCCGCCACGAATTCGATCCCTTCCTCACCAGGACCGAAGCGCCCCGCAAGCCCTCCCGCCGACGCCGCTGA
- a CDS encoding EamA/RhaT family transporter yields MSDRMHLLLPLFSSVLYVFGALWVRRAADLGVGVWRTTFVANVFSAVLFAPLAVLGGPGQPLAMLWQPAVLAAVLVLGQTLGFLALSRGDVTVATPVLGAKTVMVAALTVGLLGLEVPARLWVAAGLSTGAIAVLSWSGRGSGRGVRFGLGAGLAAALAFALFDVLVQKWAPAWGAGRLLPLVMALAGAGSLGMIPLFREPLARIARPAWGPLAMGSVCIAVQGILLIGTVAVYGDATAVNVVYSARSLWTVLAVWGVGHWFRNSEQGLGGRVLGRRLVGALLMTVAVVLATVGG; encoded by the coding sequence GTGTCGGACAGGATGCATCTGCTGCTGCCGTTGTTCAGCAGCGTGCTTTACGTGTTCGGGGCTTTGTGGGTGCGACGGGCGGCGGATCTCGGGGTGGGGGTATGGCGCACCACGTTCGTGGCGAATGTTTTTTCGGCGGTGTTGTTTGCGCCGCTGGCGGTGTTGGGCGGGCCAGGTCAGCCGCTCGCCATGCTTTGGCAGCCCGCCGTGCTGGCTGCGGTGCTGGTGCTGGGTCAGACACTGGGCTTTCTGGCGTTGAGCCGTGGCGATGTGACGGTGGCGACGCCGGTGCTGGGGGCCAAGACGGTGATGGTGGCGGCGCTGACGGTGGGGCTGTTGGGATTGGAGGTTCCGGCGCGGTTGTGGGTGGCGGCCGGGTTGAGCACCGGGGCGATCGCCGTGCTGAGTTGGAGCGGTCGGGGCAGCGGTCGGGGTGTGAGATTCGGTCTGGGTGCCGGTCTGGCGGCGGCCCTGGCGTTCGCGCTGTTCGACGTGCTGGTGCAGAAGTGGGCGCCGGCGTGGGGGGCGGGTCGCCTGCTGCCACTGGTGATGGCCCTGGCGGGGGCGGGTTCGCTGGGGATGATCCCCTTGTTTCGCGAACCGCTGGCGCGGATTGCGCGCCCGGCGTGGGGTCCGCTGGCGATGGGTTCTGTGTGCATCGCGGTGCAGGGGATCCTGCTGATCGGGACGGTGGCGGTGTACGGTGACGCGACGGCGGTGAACGTGGTGTATTCGGCGAGGAGCCTGTGGACGGTGCTGGCGGTGTGGGGGGTGGGCCATTGGTTTCGCAACAGCGAGCAGGGGCTCGGGGGGCGGGTACTGGGGAGGAGGTTGGTGGGGGCGCTGCTGATGACGGTGGCGGTGGTGCTGGCCACGGTGGGGGGATGA
- a CDS encoding helix-turn-helix domain-containing protein, which produces MSSVAEQLRSAREAQGMSLHDLAEQTKIRTDHLEALERADYEPFPAPVYIRGSVRTCAGVLKMDVPAVLQALDEELARSPEFSNPPSLTGERRGPLDWLTYQLSRVNWRVTGIIGAVVVVVGGGYWSWQAWTHRVREDPLTRLGPGLYRPGPTSEGDLLPLPPVPPSL; this is translated from the coding sequence ATGTCCTCCGTGGCCGAACAACTCCGCAGCGCACGGGAAGCCCAGGGGATGTCGCTGCACGATCTGGCGGAGCAGACGAAGATCCGGACGGACCATCTGGAGGCACTGGAGCGTGCGGATTATGAGCCGTTTCCGGCGCCGGTTTACATCCGGGGGTCGGTGCGCACGTGCGCCGGGGTGCTGAAGATGGATGTGCCGGCGGTCCTGCAGGCCCTGGACGAGGAACTGGCGCGGTCGCCGGAGTTCAGCAATCCGCCGAGCCTGACGGGGGAACGGCGGGGTCCGCTGGACTGGCTGACCTACCAGTTGTCGCGGGTGAACTGGCGGGTGACCGGGATTATTGGGGCGGTGGTCGTGGTGGTGGGAGGGGGCTATTGGAGCTGGCAGGCCTGGACCCACCGGGTCCGGGAGGATCCGCTGACGCGACTTGGTCCGGGGCTGTACCGGCCAGGGCCGACTTCGGAGGGTGATCTGCTTCCCTTGCCTCCGGTGCCGCCGTCGCTGTGA
- a CDS encoding sulfatase produces the protein MDRPHPPSKKGLPKRHVLAPSTPVHRLRFLLLGLLSATAPLAVGGDRPPNIVLILADDLGWADTAFSGSRYYETPHLDAFAASGMRFTSFYTSPNCAPTRASLLSGQYASRTGVYTVGSLERGEDAARRMIPPPNQTHLPSGLPTLASTLRNAGYLTGLIGKWHLGEGSEHHPTRFGFVETVVTTGPHKAFDTDPHDPRAEGAYLTDYLTDRAIEFVERHQDRPFFLYLAHLAVHSPYQAKPEWIERFARRPPAGTHRDAVYAAMIASLDEAVGRLLARLDQLELSRRTVVIFASDNGGVGGYATTDAAGRRIGPTDNAPLRGGKGMLYEGGIRVPFLIRWPNVTQPGSRSAQPAIHVDLLPTLAEIARTRPPTGHPIDGVSLVPILRDPNARLGRDAIYWHFPGYLEGPGRSGWRITPSGAIRAGNFKLIESFEDQRLELYNLAEDIGERNNLVRSLPDKTAELRAKLAAWRQDLNAAMPQPNPPAAEPARARP, from the coding sequence ATGGACCGCCCCCACCCCCCCTCCAAGAAGGGTTTGCCCAAACGCCACGTTTTGGCACCGTCCACCCCCGTGCACAGGCTCCGATTCCTTCTCCTCGGCCTCCTGTCCGCGACGGCGCCCCTCGCCGTCGGAGGCGATCGCCCCCCGAACATCGTCCTTATCCTCGCCGACGACCTCGGCTGGGCCGACACCGCCTTCTCGGGATCGCGCTATTACGAAACCCCCCACCTCGACGCCTTCGCCGCTTCGGGGATGCGCTTCACCAGCTTCTATACCTCGCCCAACTGCGCCCCCACCCGCGCCTCCCTCCTCTCCGGTCAGTATGCCTCCCGCACCGGCGTCTATACCGTCGGCTCCCTCGAACGTGGCGAGGACGCCGCCCGCCGGATGATTCCACCCCCGAACCAAACCCATCTTCCGTCCGGACTTCCCACCCTCGCCTCGACCCTCCGCAATGCCGGCTACCTCACCGGGCTCATCGGGAAATGGCACCTCGGTGAAGGGAGTGAACATCACCCGACGCGCTTCGGATTTGTCGAAACCGTCGTCACCACAGGCCCGCACAAAGCCTTCGACACCGATCCTCACGACCCTCGTGCGGAGGGTGCTTACCTGACCGATTACCTCACCGACCGCGCCATCGAGTTCGTCGAACGCCACCAGGATCGCCCCTTCTTCCTCTACCTCGCCCACCTCGCTGTCCACTCGCCCTACCAGGCCAAGCCCGAATGGATTGAACGCTTCGCCCGAAGACCGCCTGCCGGCACCCATCGCGACGCCGTCTATGCCGCCATGATCGCCAGCCTCGACGAGGCCGTCGGACGTCTCCTCGCCCGCCTCGATCAACTCGAGCTCTCCCGCAGGACTGTGGTCATCTTCGCCTCCGACAACGGGGGCGTGGGCGGCTACGCCACGACCGACGCCGCAGGCCGTCGCATCGGCCCCACCGACAACGCCCCTCTCCGCGGTGGCAAAGGCATGCTCTACGAGGGCGGCATCCGGGTCCCATTCCTCATCCGCTGGCCCAACGTCACCCAACCCGGTTCCCGCTCGGCCCAACCCGCCATCCACGTCGATCTCCTCCCCACCCTCGCCGAGATTGCCCGCACCCGCCCCCCAACCGGTCATCCCATCGATGGCGTCAGCCTGGTTCCCATCCTTCGCGACCCCAACGCACGTCTCGGTCGCGATGCCATCTACTGGCACTTCCCCGGCTACCTCGAAGGACCGGGCCGGTCCGGCTGGCGCATCACCCCTTCCGGAGCCATCCGCGCCGGCAACTTCAAGCTCATCGAATCGTTCGAAGACCAGCGCCTCGAGCTCTACAACCTCGCCGAGGACATCGGCGAGCGGAACAATCTCGTGCGCAGCCTCCCCGACAAGACCGCCGAACTCCGGGCCAAACTCGCCGCCTGGCGCCAGGACCTCAACGCTGCCATGCCCCAGCCCAACCCCCCCGCCGCCGAACCCGCACGGGCCCGCCCATGA
- a CDS encoding class I SAM-dependent methyltransferase yields the protein MSGPSRLRLHLSPAAVRAVRHGHPWIYPDRIRTHNRPGDIGDLAALYDPQDRFLGLGFFDPESPIRVRVLHAGPRVTLDDAWWSRHLDQALERRLPFFDPALTTGWRCLHGENDGWPGLVLDRYHDRFVLKLYSTVWLPRLEPVVALLVHRLHPRSLILRLSRNIAPLARDRFHRRDGDTLAGEPVTEPVVFLEHGLRFEADPVRGQKTGFFLDQRDNRHLVGSLAAGAAVLNAFSFSGGFSLHAARGGALSITDLDISPHALAAARRNLALNQHLPEVSAARHETVQADTFDWLAQSTARSFDLVILDPPSMARRSDERDGALAAYARLARLGAPRVRPRGWFVAASCSAHVAAPDFFETVRRETRRSGLRFTEWRTTGHPLDHPATFPEAHYLKAIYLRRL from the coding sequence ATGAGCGGTCCCTCCCGCCTCCGACTCCACCTCTCCCCGGCCGCCGTCCGCGCCGTCCGTCACGGTCACCCCTGGATCTATCCGGACCGCATCCGCACCCACAACCGGCCGGGCGACATCGGAGACCTCGCCGCCCTCTACGATCCCCAGGACCGCTTCCTCGGCCTCGGCTTCTTCGATCCCGAGTCCCCCATCCGCGTCCGTGTCCTCCATGCCGGTCCTCGCGTTACCCTCGACGACGCCTGGTGGAGCCGCCACCTCGACCAGGCTCTCGAACGGCGCCTGCCCTTCTTCGATCCCGCCCTCACCACCGGCTGGCGCTGTCTCCACGGCGAAAACGACGGCTGGCCCGGGCTCGTCCTTGACCGCTACCACGACCGCTTCGTCCTTAAGCTCTATTCGACCGTCTGGCTCCCCCGGCTCGAACCCGTCGTCGCGCTCCTCGTTCACCGCCTGCACCCGCGCTCCCTCATCCTCCGCCTCAGCCGCAACATCGCCCCGCTCGCCCGGGATCGCTTCCATCGCCGCGACGGCGACACCCTCGCCGGTGAACCCGTCACCGAACCCGTTGTATTCCTCGAACACGGCCTCCGATTCGAGGCCGATCCCGTGCGCGGGCAGAAGACCGGCTTCTTCCTCGATCAGCGCGACAACCGCCATCTCGTCGGGTCCCTCGCCGCCGGCGCCGCCGTCCTCAACGCCTTCAGCTTTTCCGGCGGCTTTTCCCTCCACGCCGCCCGCGGCGGCGCCCTGTCCATCACCGACCTCGACATCAGTCCCCACGCCCTCGCCGCCGCCCGCCGGAATCTCGCCCTCAACCAACACCTTCCCGAGGTCTCCGCCGCCCGCCACGAAACCGTTCAGGCCGACACCTTCGACTGGCTCGCCCAGTCCACCGCCCGCTCCTTCGACCTCGTCATCCTCGATCCCCCTTCCATGGCCCGACGCTCCGACGAGAGGGACGGCGCCCTCGCTGCCTACGCCCGCCTTGCCCGCCTCGGCGCCCCCCGCGTCCGGCCCCGCGGCTGGTTCGTCGCCGCCTCCTGTTCGGCCCACGTCGCCGCCCCCGACTTCTTCGAAACCGTCCGCCGCGAGACCCGGCGTTCCGGCCTCCGCTTCACCGAATGGCGCACCACCGGGCATCCCCTCGATCACCCCGCGACCTTCCCCGAAGCCCATTACCTCAAGGCGATCTACCTCCGCCGCCTCTGA
- a CDS encoding transposase, whose translation MLPESLAVDTEGRRFHVEWDPQAPVTPLGQLVFFSQFLATGGLFQNWVRSCPLRFESPRAPSLTDLLGTITLSILAGQFRYAHITALRADTVNPQGLGMTKVCSEDSVRRAFKDADAQACARWQRDALQETWLPALRHPWVMDLDVTIKPIYGHQEGAEIGYNPHKPGRPSHAYHTMLVRGLRLVLDVEVRAGKQHAPVHGRASLWRVWESLPPECRPWLMCGDTAYGNEELMAECEAHAVKYLFRQRQTRGVKQLIASLERQGGWRPTLNGWEGVEGQLCLQGWSQKRRVVVLRRQPSPPPARPCLGDGKVGQLALSISVVEAPAYEYQVLVTNLSDEIVTIADLYRQRADAENTYDELKNQWGWGGFMSKDLLRCQVAARNVALIYNWWSLFVACAQPDRGREAITSRPLLLCAVGRLIESGRQLVLRLTSTHGQAAEAQRLLTGLSLFLSGLRNTAEQLSPAQCWERIWDRILSPWLRPTAALPAPSG comes from the coding sequence GTGCTTCCCGAATCGCTCGCCGTCGACACCGAGGGCCGGCGCTTCCACGTCGAATGGGATCCCCAGGCGCCGGTGACGCCGTTGGGTCAGTTGGTCTTCTTCAGCCAGTTCCTCGCCACCGGCGGACTGTTCCAGAATTGGGTCCGAAGCTGCCCGCTGCGCTTCGAGAGTCCGCGGGCGCCCTCGCTGACCGATCTGTTGGGCACCATCACGCTGTCGATCCTGGCGGGACAATTCCGCTACGCGCACATCACGGCGCTGCGTGCGGACACCGTCAATCCGCAGGGTCTTGGAATGACCAAGGTCTGCAGCGAGGACAGCGTGCGGCGCGCGTTCAAGGACGCCGATGCGCAGGCCTGTGCGCGATGGCAGCGCGACGCCTTGCAAGAGACCTGGCTGCCGGCCCTGCGTCACCCGTGGGTGATGGATCTGGACGTCACCATCAAGCCGATCTACGGGCACCAGGAAGGGGCCGAGATCGGCTACAATCCCCACAAGCCCGGCCGTCCCAGCCACGCCTACCACACGATGCTGGTCCGCGGTCTTCGCCTGGTCTTGGACGTGGAAGTGCGAGCGGGCAAGCAGCACGCTCCGGTGCATGGGCGGGCGAGTTTGTGGCGGGTGTGGGAGAGTCTGCCGCCGGAATGCCGTCCCTGGCTGATGTGCGGGGATACTGCGTACGGCAACGAGGAGTTGATGGCGGAGTGCGAGGCGCACGCGGTGAAGTACCTCTTCCGGCAGCGACAAACTCGCGGGGTCAAGCAGTTGATCGCGTCGCTGGAGCGTCAGGGCGGTTGGCGTCCCACGCTCAACGGGTGGGAGGGGGTGGAAGGACAACTGTGTTTGCAGGGGTGGAGTCAGAAGCGACGGGTGGTGGTGCTGCGACGGCAACCGTCTCCGCCGCCAGCCCGGCCCTGCCTTGGGGACGGAAAGGTGGGGCAATTGGCGCTGTCGATCAGCGTGGTGGAGGCTCCAGCCTACGAATACCAAGTCCTGGTGACCAATCTGAGCGACGAGATCGTGACGATCGCGGATCTGTATCGGCAGCGGGCCGATGCGGAGAACACGTACGACGAACTGAAGAACCAGTGGGGTTGGGGAGGGTTCATGAGCAAAGATCTGCTGCGCTGCCAGGTGGCGGCGCGCAACGTGGCCCTGATCTACAACTGGTGGAGCCTGTTCGTCGCGTGCGCCCAACCGGATCGGGGGCGGGAGGCGATTACGAGCCGACCGTTGTTGTTGTGCGCGGTGGGACGGCTCATCGAGAGCGGGCGCCAGTTGGTGCTTCGGCTGACCAGCACGCACGGGCAAGCGGCGGAAGCGCAGCGCTTACTGACGGGATTGAGCCTGTTTTTGAGCGGGCTGAGGAATACTGCGGAGCAGTTGAGTCCGGCGCAGTGTTGGGAACGAATCTGGGATCGGATCTTGTCGCCGTGGCTGCGTCCAACCGCGGCACTGCCGGCACCGAGCGGGTGA
- a CDS encoding transcriptional repressor, with protein MSCPSHQHGPSRRPELGDLTERLRRDARRVTGPRQAILKVLQGHPHPLSNKEIFAALPAGECDLATVYRSLHLLEDLGLVTRYDFGDGVARFEVARDCPAGHHHHLVCTGCSAVIEIEDCLAAEWEARIAEQNGFKSVTHKLEFFGLCPRCQ; from the coding sequence ATGAGCTGTCCTTCCCATCAACACGGTCCGTCCAGGCGCCCGGAGCTTGGCGACTTGACGGAGCGGTTGCGGCGGGATGCCCGGCGGGTGACGGGTCCGCGGCAGGCCATCCTCAAGGTGTTGCAGGGTCATCCGCATCCGCTTTCCAACAAGGAGATTTTCGCGGCTTTGCCGGCTGGCGAATGTGACCTCGCGACGGTGTACCGGTCGCTGCACCTGCTGGAGGACCTCGGATTGGTGACGAGGTACGATTTTGGCGATGGGGTGGCACGGTTCGAAGTGGCGAGGGATTGCCCGGCCGGGCACCATCATCATTTGGTCTGCACGGGCTGTTCGGCGGTGATTGAGATTGAGGATTGCCTGGCGGCGGAGTGGGAGGCGCGAATTGCGGAGCAGAACGGCTTCAAGAGCGTGACGCACAAGCTCGAATTCTTTGGGTTGTGTCCGCGATGCCAGTAG